The following are encoded together in the Phaseolus vulgaris cultivar G19833 chromosome 9, P. vulgaris v2.0, whole genome shotgun sequence genome:
- the LOC137821236 gene encoding uncharacterized protein: MVGIFKTFYFSAVFIAVFALQPATAHDVDSTVLRLPSQVAVDEGQKVCSGVAPSSCPVKCFRTDPVCGVDGVTYWCGCSEAACAGAQVAKMGFCEVGNGGSVPLSGQALLLVHIVWLIVLGFSVFFGLF, from the coding sequence ATGGTCGGAATCTTCAAAACCTTCTACTTCTCAGCCGTCTTCATCGCCGTCTTCGCCCTCCAGCCTGCGACAGCCCATGACGTCGACTCCACGGTTCTCCGGTTGCCGTCCCAGGTCGCCGTTGACGAAGGGCAGAAAGTGTGCAGCGGGGTAGCGCCGTCGTCGTGCCCCGTTAAGTGTTTTCGGACGGACCCCGTTTGCGGAGTGGACGGCGTGACGTACTGGTGCGGGTGCAGCGAAGCCGCGTGCGCCGGCGCACAGGTTGCGAAAATGGGGTTCTGTGAAGTGGGGAATGGTGGTTCCGTCCCTCTGTCTGGTCAAGCATTGCTTTTGGTGCATATTGTGTGGCTCATCGTACTAGGTTTTTCCGTCTTCTTTGGTCTTTTTTGA